In Rhodospirillum rubrum ATCC 11170, a genomic segment contains:
- a CDS encoding AAA family ATPase, protein MKTSGAEMAHNIADMTLDEVVLDLIGGKVLHIAGGEEFSLPLNDSRAILAFYNKDRKAYWNPDKDTSIQDGEVDRVLAALDIVPKVVVEPAKAAPIFQKWKLVRIDAHRFRGLHRHCAEGGIDPKPFELELSAPATLFRGFNGAGKTSLVSAVCWCLTGLGHRSQGLPAPLHECIAVQVASDDDEAEKIGFDIPTIVPIPTEQELVAVDGVPKVDTWVRLSLRSLIDGREVTVERHLQRDGKKAFKTVAVGLEKLGLPDLALQVGTLMPGIAAATRFDDKTTLSQAVSTLTGLRPLAHFGTRSGRLHDRLTDKYQKLAKQEKETSETATEAQKRTLDDLLKKGEDLPNLDCVVLPNDSDPEAWATGLQEAEKRLKAVEDKAAEEAALILGTLPPLTSDAEIKRFGDALTAAKNCFSGPALKGLPSIQLVAKLGELQEADLSAAASVLEGVESEAKKLVERLSDADRSDRLRLYGLVAKWHETVHPGHAFSACPVCDRDLTQPGAIPRDALLDQSVADALEQARKADTALIKTASEWERDAMRALRGQLPAGLQPFVSDNVPDDLSTIYMTGLSKEIFDQPDFPSVLRSMAPSIAELCRVAWAKAPERAPLPNAAIPPEIPDNEGLRNAIKKVRRAINLAMYRAANADFAKSAVRGVILSEVQETGIQANQRSVVGQLSVLKAYLDAATVFASVRRQLDQIKLTCGKWKSACDRIEKLDRAAKAVEPFKRFPALVHDQVSGLILSLDSQATAWSQRMYKAQFLQAPAYAGLDPAKSDGFTFLAAQGKHLVEAHHVMNASALRAYLSAFVLALWQQVWARYGGISTVLMDDPQDLLDPGNVANLAATIPHLIAAEMNPLVLSNDFGFIPAIEAFVSANATVGQKKRTEVWEFSAISTSKCTVSLAPVADEARLRCEHWQKTDVNDVTLARAFVHLVRVRIEIKLWDLLASDPATLKDPTLNDLLSKIANARNRGERPFNEEPFRKLINLPQLKAGAPFRDAINKAHHGKADQLTPVDADVVRQGYEDVFAAIDACWLAYARFMGRLPPDQAVAEATKAPTGPSIVPFSIAPLSVIGRLAAHESGAPLTSIEDAKDKFDLAGMGDVSLFTLRAPTLGLVAFPGQTLIVSLTADVRNGDFAVVQTPGKTYARRIGMDKADPSRIALESMPSTNSRVPQTHFVQRSSATLNKIVGVLFDETVPAKSQDEAIPATTSAILSQVIAAAVVAGDSAFPVAPDKGHVLLGRAPEISQLAGRILAVVTRQDVHASEHFAYLKRLGKQMPGNSSVYYLENVGQTGEGEFVQFPGSGGGVVGVSIVDDMWKVHGTIF, encoded by the coding sequence ATGAAAACCTCGGGGGCGGAAATGGCGCATAATATTGCAGACATGACTCTCGATGAGGTGGTGCTAGATCTGATCGGGGGAAAGGTCTTGCATATTGCTGGGGGAGAGGAATTTTCCCTACCGTTAAACGACAGCCGCGCCATCCTCGCCTTCTACAACAAAGACCGCAAAGCGTATTGGAATCCGGACAAGGACACTTCGATTCAGGACGGCGAAGTGGACCGTGTACTTGCCGCGCTAGATATTGTGCCTAAGGTCGTAGTCGAGCCAGCCAAGGCAGCGCCAATTTTTCAGAAATGGAAACTCGTAAGGATCGATGCACACCGCTTCCGCGGTCTGCATCGGCACTGTGCCGAAGGAGGCATAGATCCAAAGCCGTTCGAGCTTGAGCTTTCGGCACCTGCCACCCTGTTTCGAGGGTTTAATGGGGCAGGCAAGACCTCTCTCGTGAGTGCGGTTTGTTGGTGCCTGACGGGATTGGGGCACCGTTCGCAGGGGCTGCCGGCTCCGTTGCACGAATGCATTGCGGTGCAAGTCGCGAGTGACGACGACGAAGCGGAGAAGATCGGCTTCGACATCCCGACGATCGTGCCAATTCCGACAGAGCAAGAGCTGGTGGCTGTCGATGGCGTACCAAAGGTCGATACATGGGTTCGGCTCTCTCTCCGATCGCTAATCGATGGGCGGGAAGTCACTGTTGAGCGCCACCTACAGCGGGATGGGAAAAAAGCGTTCAAGACGGTCGCGGTAGGTTTGGAGAAATTGGGTTTGCCAGACTTAGCGCTTCAGGTCGGGACCCTGATGCCTGGAATTGCCGCTGCGACCCGTTTCGACGACAAGACCACGCTATCACAGGCTGTCTCGACGCTGACCGGTTTGCGGCCTTTGGCGCATTTCGGAACGCGTAGCGGGCGTCTGCACGATCGACTAACTGATAAGTATCAAAAGTTGGCAAAGCAGGAAAAAGAAACCAGCGAGACGGCGACTGAAGCGCAGAAGCGGACCCTCGACGATCTTCTTAAGAAAGGCGAAGATTTGCCGAATCTCGATTGCGTCGTCCTCCCTAACGACAGCGATCCTGAGGCTTGGGCGACCGGCCTCCAAGAAGCCGAAAAGCGTCTGAAGGCTGTTGAGGACAAGGCGGCCGAAGAGGCAGCGTTGATCCTGGGGACATTGCCGCCGCTAACATCAGATGCGGAGATCAAGCGGTTTGGTGACGCACTGACAGCCGCTAAAAACTGTTTCAGCGGTCCCGCCTTAAAGGGATTACCATCAATTCAGCTGGTCGCGAAGCTTGGTGAGCTTCAGGAAGCGGATCTCAGCGCAGCTGCAAGCGTGCTGGAAGGCGTTGAGAGTGAGGCGAAGAAACTGGTCGAGCGTCTATCTGACGCCGATCGCTCGGATCGGCTGCGTCTCTACGGTCTCGTGGCTAAATGGCATGAAACAGTGCATCCGGGGCACGCTTTTTCCGCGTGTCCGGTCTGCGATCGTGATCTCACCCAACCCGGGGCGATTCCAAGGGACGCCTTGCTCGACCAGTCCGTAGCGGACGCCTTAGAACAGGCGCGGAAAGCGGATACCGCGCTTATAAAGACTGCATCCGAATGGGAGCGAGACGCCATGCGCGCACTCCGCGGACAATTGCCTGCAGGTTTGCAGCCTTTTGTGTCCGACAACGTGCCGGATGATCTTTCGACGATCTATATGACTGGGCTCTCGAAAGAGATATTCGATCAACCAGATTTCCCTTCTGTCCTTCGCAGCATGGCTCCGAGCATTGCCGAACTGTGTCGTGTTGCTTGGGCGAAAGCCCCTGAGCGAGCACCGCTGCCGAATGCAGCGATACCGCCAGAGATTCCCGACAACGAAGGCCTACGAAACGCCATCAAGAAGGTCCGACGCGCTATAAACCTCGCCATGTATCGCGCCGCGAACGCGGATTTCGCAAAGTCGGCTGTCAGGGGCGTCATCCTCTCAGAGGTGCAAGAGACAGGAATCCAAGCCAATCAGCGTTCGGTGGTGGGACAGCTAAGCGTTCTCAAGGCTTACCTTGACGCGGCGACTGTTTTCGCCAGCGTGCGCCGTCAGCTTGACCAGATCAAGCTGACGTGCGGGAAGTGGAAGTCAGCTTGTGATCGGATCGAAAAGCTTGATCGAGCTGCGAAGGCGGTTGAGCCGTTCAAGCGTTTTCCGGCCCTTGTTCATGATCAGGTCTCCGGACTTATTCTCAGTCTCGATTCACAGGCGACCGCTTGGTCGCAACGGATGTACAAGGCGCAGTTTCTGCAGGCGCCAGCCTACGCTGGCTTGGATCCCGCCAAGAGCGATGGCTTCACGTTCCTGGCGGCACAGGGCAAGCATTTGGTAGAGGCGCATCATGTGATGAACGCCTCAGCTCTTCGAGCTTACCTATCGGCATTTGTGCTCGCGTTGTGGCAGCAGGTCTGGGCGAGATATGGAGGGATTTCGACAGTTTTGATGGATGATCCGCAGGATTTGCTCGATCCGGGCAATGTCGCCAATCTGGCCGCGACCATCCCGCACCTCATTGCGGCGGAAATGAACCCGCTTGTCTTGAGCAATGATTTTGGTTTTATCCCCGCCATTGAGGCATTTGTCTCCGCGAATGCTACAGTCGGCCAGAAGAAACGTACTGAGGTGTGGGAGTTTTCTGCGATATCGACTTCGAAATGCACCGTAAGTCTTGCGCCCGTTGCGGATGAAGCCCGGCTGCGCTGCGAGCACTGGCAGAAGACCGACGTGAACGATGTTACGCTTGCACGAGCATTCGTTCACCTCGTCCGTGTCCGCATTGAGATCAAGCTCTGGGATCTCCTGGCGTCAGATCCCGCGACCCTGAAAGATCCGACGCTGAACGATCTCCTCAGTAAGATCGCCAATGCGCGGAACCGAGGCGAACGGCCTTTCAATGAAGAGCCGTTCCGAAAGCTTATTAATCTACCTCAACTGAAGGCTGGTGCACCATTTCGAGATGCGATCAATAAGGCTCATCACGGCAAGGCGGATCAACTCACGCCAGTCGATGCGGATGTCGTCCGCCAAGGCTACGAGGATGTCTTTGCCGCAATTGACGCCTGTTGGCTTGCCTATGCCAGGTTCATGGGCCGTTTGCCGCCAGATCAAGCAGTGGCGGAGGCTACGAAAGCTCCTACCGGACCGAGCATCGTCCCTTTTTCGATCGCGCCTCTATCCGTTATTGGACGGCTTGCTGCTCACGAGAGCGGGGCACCGCTCACAAGCATCGAGGACGCAAAGGACAAGTTCGATCTTGCAGGAATGGGTGACGTTTCGCTTTTCACGCTTCGAGCGCCGACGCTGGGCCTGGTGGCTTTTCCCGGACAGACGTTAATCGTGTCGCTGACCGCTGATGTCCGCAACGGTGACTTCGCGGTTGTTCAAACTCCTGGCAAGACTTATGCGCGCCGAATCGGCATGGACAAGGCAGATCCGTCGAGGATTGCCTTGGAAAGCATGCCATCGACCAATTCGCGAGTGCCACAGACACACTTCGTTCAGAGGAGCAGCGCGACGCTGAACAAGATCGTCGGTGTCTTGTTCGACGAAACGGTACCGGCAAAATCCCAGGACGAAGCGATCCCGGCGACGACGTCCGCCATCCTCTCCCAAGTGATTGCTGCTGCGGTCGTTGCAGGCGATAGCGCCTTCCCGGTAGCGCCGGACAAAGGACATGTGCTGCTTGGACGGGCGCCTGAGATCTCCCAGTTGGCGGGACGAATTTTGGCTGTCGTAACGCGACAGGACGTTCATGCGTCGGAACACTTCGCCTATCTCAAACGGCTCGGGAAACAGATGCCGGGAAATTCCTCGGTCTACTACTTGGAGAATGTTGGTCAGACTGGTGAGGGCGAATTTGTGCAATTTCCGGGGTCGGGCGGCGGGGTCGTCGGCGTCTCCATTGTCGACGATATGTGGAAGGTGCATGGGACAATTTTCTGA
- a CDS encoding lysine--tRNA ligase, whose translation MPMMSLVPPAQDRALALSSSAWPFQEARALLEKRLKGTLPEKGYVLFETGYGPSGLPHIGTFGEVVRTTMVRNAFRVIAPEMPARLFTFSDDMDGLRKVPDNIPNKEVVRPHLGKPLTRIPDPFGTHPSFGQHNNARLRAFLDSFGFEYEFQSATDWYTSGRFDGALLRVLECHDAIRDVVLPTLGEERRATYSPFLPICPETGVVLQVPVVSTDVKAGTLVYRREDGKEIETKVTGGACKLQWKADWGTRWYALGVDYEMSGKDLIDSVKLSSRICRILGGEPPQSLTYELFLDGQGQKISKSKGNGLSVEDWLRYANPESLALFMYQKPQTAKRLHFDVIPRAVDEYLTFVEKFPGQDEKTQLSSPAWHIHGGRPPVEKAHLSYSILLNLVSVCNSDNPAVLWHYISRYAPGATPESAPMLAVLVERAITYYRDFVLPQKAYRKATAEEITALVDLRAVLTALPRPVEAEAAQTAVYEVGKRHEGLGDLKAWFQVLYQVLLGQDQGPRMGSFIALFGIEEMLDLLDKAISGSDVMGEPKLSVS comes from the coding sequence ATGCCGATGATGTCTCTTGTTCCGCCCGCCCAGGACCGCGCCCTGGCGCTGTCCTCCTCCGCCTGGCCGTTCCAGGAGGCGCGCGCGTTGCTGGAAAAACGGTTGAAGGGGACCTTGCCGGAAAAGGGCTATGTTCTGTTCGAAACCGGCTATGGCCCCTCGGGGCTGCCCCATATCGGCACCTTTGGCGAGGTTGTGCGCACCACCATGGTTCGCAACGCCTTTCGGGTGATCGCCCCCGAGATGCCGGCCCGGCTGTTCACTTTTTCCGACGATATGGACGGTCTGCGCAAGGTTCCCGACAACATCCCCAATAAGGAGGTCGTGCGCCCCCATCTCGGCAAGCCGCTGACCCGCATTCCCGATCCCTTCGGCACCCATCCCAGCTTCGGCCAGCACAACAACGCCCGGCTGCGCGCCTTCCTTGATTCTTTCGGCTTCGAGTATGAATTCCAATCGGCCACCGACTGGTATACCTCGGGCCGTTTCGATGGCGCCCTGCTGCGCGTGCTGGAATGCCACGACGCCATCCGCGACGTGGTGCTGCCGACGCTGGGCGAGGAACGCCGCGCCACCTATTCGCCCTTCCTGCCGATCTGCCCCGAGACCGGGGTGGTTCTTCAGGTTCCGGTGGTGTCGACCGACGTGAAGGCCGGAACGCTGGTTTACCGGCGCGAGGACGGCAAGGAGATCGAGACCAAGGTCACCGGCGGCGCCTGCAAGCTGCAATGGAAGGCCGATTGGGGCACGCGCTGGTATGCCCTGGGCGTCGATTACGAAATGTCGGGCAAGGATCTGATCGACAGCGTCAAGCTGTCGAGCCGCATCTGCCGTATTCTGGGTGGCGAGCCGCCGCAAAGCCTGACCTATGAATTGTTCCTGGATGGTCAGGGGCAGAAGATTTCCAAGTCCAAGGGCAACGGCCTGTCGGTCGAGGATTGGCTGCGCTACGCCAATCCCGAAAGTCTGGCCCTGTTCATGTACCAGAAGCCCCAGACCGCCAAGCGCCTGCACTTCGACGTGATCCCGCGCGCCGTCGACGAGTATCTGACCTTCGTCGAGAAATTCCCCGGGCAGGACGAGAAGACCCAGTTGTCCAGCCCGGCTTGGCATATCCACGGCGGCCGGCCGCCGGTGGAAAAGGCCCATCTGTCCTATTCGATCCTGCTCAATCTGGTCAGTGTCTGCAATTCGGACAATCCGGCGGTGCTCTGGCATTACATCAGCCGCTATGCGCCTGGCGCCACGCCCGAAAGCGCTCCGATGCTGGCGGTGCTGGTCGAACGCGCCATCACCTATTACCGGGATTTCGTGCTGCCCCAGAAGGCCTATCGCAAGGCGACGGCCGAAGAGATCACCGCGCTTGTCGATCTGCGGGCCGTACTCACCGCCCTGCCCAGGCCGGTCGAGGCCGAGGCGGCGCAGACCGCCGTTTACGAGGTGGGCAAGCGCCACGAGGGGCTGGGCGATCTCAAGGCCTGGTTCCAGGTTCTCTATCAGGTGCTGCTTGGTCAGGACCAGGGACCGCGCATGGGAAGTTTCATCGCACTTTTTGGCATCGAAGAAATGCTGGACCTCCTTGACAAGGCCATTTCGGGTTCCGATGTCATGGGGGAGCCAAAACTGAGCGTTTCGTAG
- a CDS encoding M23 family metallopeptidase, whose product MTSSPLLGLALAAALVVPTLASAAAKVPPLPPSTPTAKGVGVEPAPLKKGPVVKTLAVKDVATQKDFVVRPGDNFWDLVTRAGVDNNDRAALVDSFNAQKDRPRLDRDDTVSLTWSKEAKPRLLMAKVICAGQKPLTLVLDKTGRFKASRAASSPALAMPTPQPAAQPAALAAAPVVPPAAGKPARMMAATAAPPPPPPRPSPVAAAPSLADATRTAAVIAPRPAPPKDTLHRFVSANSSFGRLKLTQVVARGGLPAPAHKPAPALAPERATPSYTGNTMALAAPLPGARITSTWGWRIHPVLNRPQFHKGVDFGAPTGTPVLAAADGWVLSTGYQGNYGKLVTVQHNAHVTTAYAHLDGYAKDARPGSRVRKGQIIGYVGETGLATGPHLYYEVFVDGRQVDPRQPTIALPFRTARSD is encoded by the coding sequence ATGACCTCTTCGCCTCTGCTGGGCCTCGCCCTTGCCGCCGCCCTTGTTGTCCCGACGCTGGCTTCGGCCGCGGCCAAGGTGCCGCCGCTTCCGCCATCGACTCCCACGGCCAAGGGTGTCGGCGTCGAACCGGCGCCGCTCAAAAAGGGGCCGGTGGTCAAGACTCTGGCGGTCAAGGATGTGGCGACCCAGAAGGATTTCGTGGTCCGCCCCGGCGATAACTTTTGGGATCTGGTCACCCGGGCCGGGGTCGACAACAACGACCGCGCCGCCCTGGTCGATAGCTTCAATGCCCAAAAAGACCGCCCGCGCCTTGATCGCGACGATACCGTCAGCCTGACATGGTCAAAGGAGGCCAAGCCCCGGCTGCTGATGGCCAAGGTGATCTGCGCCGGCCAGAAACCGCTGACCCTGGTTCTGGATAAGACCGGCCGCTTCAAGGCCAGTCGCGCCGCCTCGTCGCCGGCCTTGGCGATGCCGACGCCCCAACCCGCCGCCCAGCCCGCCGCCCTAGCCGCCGCCCCGGTGGTGCCGCCCGCCGCCGGCAAGCCGGCCAGGATGATGGCGGCGACCGCCGCCCCGCCACCGCCGCCGCCCCGTCCGTCCCCGGTGGCCGCCGCCCCTTCGCTGGCCGACGCCACCCGTACCGCCGCCGTGATCGCCCCCCGTCCGGCGCCGCCCAAGGATACCCTCCATCGCTTCGTGTCGGCCAATTCGTCCTTCGGCCGCCTGAAGCTGACCCAGGTGGTGGCCCGGGGTGGCCTGCCGGCGCCGGCGCATAAGCCCGCCCCCGCCCTCGCCCCGGAACGCGCCACTCCGTCCTATACCGGCAATACCATGGCTTTGGCCGCGCCTTTGCCCGGGGCGCGCATCACCTCGACCTGGGGCTGGCGGATCCATCCGGTGCTCAACCGTCCGCAATTCCACAAAGGCGTCGATTTCGGCGCCCCCACCGGCACGCCGGTGCTGGCCGCGGCCGATGGCTGGGTGCTCTCCACCGGCTATCAGGGCAACTACGGCAAGCTGGTGACCGTTCAACATAACGCCCATGTCACCACCGCCTATGCCCATCTCGATGGCTATGCCAAGGATGCACGACCGGGCAGCCGGGTGAGAAAAGGCCAGATCATCGGCTATGTCGGGGAAACCGGTCTGGCGACCGGGCCGCACCTTTATTACGAGGTGTTCGTGGACGGCCGGCAGGTCGATCCGCGCCAGCCCACCATCGCCTTGCCCTTCCGCACCGCCCGCTCGGATTAG
- the glgX gene encoding glycogen debranching protein GlgX has translation MSAPSTPLVWPGQPFPLGATWDGSGTNFALFSAHAEKVELCLFDRAGRKETARIVLPEYTDEIWHGYLPDIRPGQMYGYRVYGPYDPNAGHRFNANKLLIDPYAKSLKGEILWHDALFAYKLGHPDGDLTFDRRDSARHMPKCEVVDPAFTWGRSMEPHPWHETVIYEMHPRGFTMLHPGVPEELRGTFDGLAHRRVTDYLTDLGVTAIELLPVHAYVQDRHLIDRGLTNYWGYNSIGFLAPHATYLGHGRTASAFKAFVQKMHDAGLEVILDVVYNHTAEGNHLGPTLSFKGIDNRSYYYLMGEDLRHYNNFTGTGNALELRHPRVLGMVMDSLRYWATAMGVDGFRFDLATTLARVEGPFTEHAGFLDAVAQDPVLSHVKLIAEPWDTGLGGYQVGAFPPGWAEWNDQYRNTIRKFWKGDDGLLPTMAGRFSASSDVFNRRGRRPWASVNFITAHDGFTLADLVSYNGKHNEANGEDNRDGSDDNNSWNCGAEGPTDDEEINTLRRRQMRNMLATLLLSQGTPMLLAGDEFANSQNGNNNAYCQDNALSWLDWDGIDEKARSQIAFVTSLLRLRREHVVFHRTRFFTGSVIPGTEVKDVVWLRPDGEEMTEADWGNSVSQALAIRLSGEAGLTHLDRRGRQQTDDTFLLVLNASHTEVVFTLPEGGRWETVIDTMDEDGQSSLPKADGGTIRALPGRSLQVLRCRAAHGRSA, from the coding sequence ATGAGCGCGCCGTCGACGCCCCTGGTTTGGCCGGGTCAGCCCTTTCCCCTGGGTGCGACCTGGGATGGATCGGGGACCAACTTCGCCTTGTTCTCGGCCCATGCCGAAAAGGTCGAGCTCTGTCTGTTCGACCGGGCGGGCCGCAAGGAAACCGCCCGCATCGTTCTGCCCGAATATACCGACGAGATTTGGCACGGTTATCTGCCCGACATCCGCCCCGGCCAGATGTACGGCTATCGGGTTTATGGACCCTATGATCCCAATGCCGGCCACCGCTTCAACGCCAATAAGCTGCTGATCGACCCCTACGCCAAATCGCTCAAGGGCGAGATCCTGTGGCATGACGCGCTGTTCGCCTACAAGCTCGGCCATCCCGATGGCGATCTGACCTTCGATCGCCGCGACTCGGCCCGCCATATGCCCAAATGCGAGGTGGTCGATCCGGCCTTTACCTGGGGGCGGTCGATGGAGCCGCATCCCTGGCATGAGACGGTGATCTACGAAATGCATCCGCGCGGCTTCACCATGCTCCACCCGGGGGTGCCCGAAGAGCTGCGCGGCACCTTCGACGGCCTCGCCCACCGTCGCGTCACCGATTACCTGACCGATCTGGGGGTGACCGCCATCGAACTATTGCCCGTCCATGCCTATGTGCAAGATCGCCACCTGATCGATCGCGGGCTGACCAATTACTGGGGCTATAATTCGATCGGTTTCCTCGCCCCCCATGCCACCTATCTTGGCCATGGCCGCACCGCCTCCGCCTTCAAGGCCTTCGTCCAGAAGATGCACGACGCCGGGCTCGAGGTGATCCTTGATGTGGTCTACAACCACACCGCCGAGGGCAATCATCTGGGGCCGACCCTGTCGTTCAAGGGCATCGACAACCGCTCGTATTATTATCTGATGGGCGAAGACCTCCGCCATTACAACAACTTCACCGGCACCGGCAACGCCTTGGAACTGCGCCACCCGCGCGTTCTGGGCATGGTGATGGACTCGCTGCGCTATTGGGCGACGGCGATGGGGGTCGATGGTTTTCGCTTCGATCTGGCGACCACCCTGGCCCGGGTCGAAGGGCCCTTCACCGAACACGCCGGTTTTCTGGACGCCGTGGCCCAGGACCCCGTGCTCAGCCACGTCAAGCTGATCGCCGAGCCCTGGGATACGGGCCTGGGCGGCTATCAGGTCGGCGCCTTTCCGCCGGGGTGGGCGGAATGGAACGACCAGTATCGCAATACCATTCGCAAGTTTTGGAAGGGCGATGACGGCCTGTTGCCGACGATGGCCGGGCGGTTTTCGGCCTCCTCGGATGTCTTCAACCGCCGGGGCCGTCGGCCTTGGGCCAGCGTCAATTTCATCACCGCCCACGACGGCTTCACCCTGGCCGATCTGGTTTCCTACAACGGCAAGCACAACGAGGCCAACGGCGAGGACAATCGCGACGGCTCGGACGACAACAACTCGTGGAACTGCGGCGCCGAGGGGCCGACCGACGACGAGGAGATCAATACCCTGCGCCGCCGCCAGATGCGCAACATGCTGGCCACCCTTTTGCTCTCCCAGGGCACGCCGATGCTGCTGGCCGGCGACGAATTCGCCAATAGCCAGAATGGCAACAACAACGCCTATTGCCAGGACAACGCCCTAAGCTGGCTGGACTGGGACGGCATCGACGAAAAGGCGCGCTCGCAGATCGCCTTCGTGACCAGCCTGCTGCGCCTGCGCCGCGAACATGTGGTCTTCCACCGCACCCGCTTCTTTACCGGCTCGGTGATTCCGGGAACCGAGGTCAAGGATGTCGTCTGGTTGCGCCCGGACGGCGAGGAGATGACCGAGGCCGATTGGGGCAATTCGGTCAGTCAGGCCCTGGCCATCCGTCTTTCGGGCGAAGCCGGCCTGACCCACCTGGATCGCCGGGGCCGTCAGCAAACCGACGATACCTTCCTGCTGGTGCTCAACGCCAGCCACACCGAGGTCGTCTTCACCCTGCCCGAAGGCGGACGTTGGGAAACCGTTATCGACACCATGGACGAGGATGGCCAGTCGAGTCTGCCCAAAGCGGATGGCGGGACCATCCGCGCCCTGCCCGGGCGCAGCCTTCAGGTGCTGCGCTGCCGCGCCGCCCATGGGAGATCGGCATGA